DNA from Alnus glutinosa chromosome 2, dhAlnGlut1.1, whole genome shotgun sequence:
AAGTATTCAAGCAATCAGTCTAACATAAAACATCTGCTTAGATGAAAATCAGTCCCACGCTGTAGATTTTACATGCACATGATTGTGCTCTGTTAGTTATCTAAGGAGATGTAGGTCACAGCAATTATGGGTAGCTGATAACCAACAAGTATCCAAGCAATCAGTCTAACATAAAACATCTGCTAAGGTGGAAATCAGTCCCACACTGTAGATTTTATATGCACATAATTGTTCTAGAGAGAGCTCTTTTAGTTATCTAAAGAGATGTAGGTCACACGAGTAGTAGGATGTGCTACTTATGAGTACTTCAGTCAGCACCATATATGTCATCATGCATGCATTGTGCAgaatatgcacatgtatatCTATGATATGAAAATAGCTAGTTTGCTGCTCATGTAGTTCAGAGTAAACCAACAATTCAGATCGGCCATAGAATTCTAAACACAATACCGTCAAAAAACTACCTCCCCAGTACTTTCGATCGCTTATCCTTATCATATAACATGGTGCTTCACAACCAGACTAGCACTATTTTTAAACCAACATATGGCGACATCTACTcaagtaaaaatattatccgCATTGCTATCCACATCCACAGCAACATGAGAACTAAATTCTTGTGTAATGAGGGAAGTTGCATCAAGCATATAGACCCCACTGGTTTAACAAGAGACTTGCATTTCATTCTTAAAAGCATTCTACCTATATTCTATCTCACCAGATTAACATCCTATAACCcatgttaaaaaagaaagaaagaaagcgtTGTGTCACTGTCAAACAGGTATCAAACTCAGAGTGAATAAATAGGATGATGCAAATGGAAATGGAGATAAATCCAAACCTCTGTAAATCTGCATCCAACGTCTCGCTCTATAACTCTGACAGCCCTTGCCTGGTCCTGTGTGTAAATAAGGATAGCATTTCCTTTCTTCCCGGCACGACCTGTTCGGCCTGATCGATGAACAAATATCTCCGAATTGTTGGGAAGCTCGTAATGTATTACCTAATCAAGAGATGAGTTTAAATGTTgagcaacaaaaacaaatagaacCACCAGAAAAAACACTTGCATGCATACAAAATCCTCTATGATATAAATTACTCTATTTATCTAGAATGATATTTCAAAGCAACAATCCCAAGAAATTAGAAATTATACATACTTTTTTCATACACACATGCATACAGACAATAAATGATAACGAagtgataaattaaaaaataaataaataaaaggtaaCTGATCAGACAATTATCCAAGAAATGTCAAAGAACAGCTAGCAACAAAACTTTCAATTGGCACAAGTATTGAGCCAGTTTTTTCAAAACTTAGCCGGGCCAATCAGGAGAACTGCTTGCAGCATGGTCTCATATATTAGAAATCAAGGATATACCGAATTGCAAAGTACATGAACCATCATTACATATATCAACTGCAAAgatggaaaaacaaaaagaataatacATACAGGAAAAGAATGGGGAGCAGAGAAACAAGTTAATATATCAATTACAAACTAAGCGGATTAATCTATTGTCAACTAAGAGCAACTCCAGCAGAGTAGCTAAAAGGCTCAAAATAGCTATATTTAGCTACTATGAGCCTATTTTTATCTCCAGCAGGTTAGCCCCAGAGGAGCTAAAATGCATATGTTGCTACAGTGAATAGCAATATTTTGCTATTCAATGTAGCACCCTAGAagcattttttattctttttctttcagtttctctctctctctccctgtcgCTCATCAAGTCATCATCTCTCTCCTTATCTCTCTTCTCTCCCTCAATGCTCAAACCTCAAACAAAGAACAGCCACAAAGCCAACCCACTTTCACAAAACACACACACCATCACCCACGCCTCAACACGCCATCAGTGGCCTACcatttctctccaaaatttGTAACCTTGATGGTCAGGAACATTAGATAATCTCCAGGAGAAGGGATTTGTggatttggagagagagagagagagagaggcagtgGGTGGAAAGGGAAGCGGGGAGTTGCAGAGGGCCAGAGGCCGTGGCGGTTTAGGTGAGCgagagtgagaaaaaaaaaatagagagagagaataaaaaataactgaataataatatttaaaaaaaagtagataataaaatagagaatctgtttgagtttgtattgaaaagtGAGTGGGTAAAATATCTATCATTGCTAGAGATGCTCTAAGAATGACACTGAGTTAATTTCTAGCCAAGAAGGATTAATAATCACGCAAAAACAATTTACATAAGAAAGAAGAATGGAGAAAAAATCTACCAGATCAACATTAGGTATATCAAGGCCACGAGAGGCAACATCAGTGGCAACTAAAATATTGAAATTCCCATCTCGGAAACCTGCAAGTGTTCTTTCCCTCTGACTTTGAGAGATATCCCCATGCAAAGCCTCGCATTTGTAGTTTCTTCCCATGGCATATGCCAAACGATCAGCATCACGTTTTGTTTGAGTGAAAACAATACATTTTCCTCCTTTTGCATGCTCCTGACAAACAAATCTGATGGTGAGAATGGAAGCAATGGTGAACAAGGTTAAAACAAGAACTCACAAAGTTCTCTGACCTttgcaaagaagaaaacaaaatgaaggtttaaaagaatttaataattaaaataattaaataagcaCATTGACCATCAAACAtagagaaaatttaaaaatacatataaatattataagTTCTGGAACCATACTGTTATCAGAGGTCCAATAATTGAAGCTTTTCCATAATTGTCTGATGCAATCGAGTATAGAGAAATTCCATCAGCCAACTTCTGATCAGAATCTCCAACCTACAGGACAGTTAAGCCGTTAATGTGCTTGTAGCCATACACTAGAACCCCAACTTTCTGCAGTTACACTAGATGTCCAAACACAGAACGGACCAGAAAGGGTTTCCTCGAATTTTAGTACATACTGATGCCATGATTCAGAAATAACTTAGTCATAACTATAGACCTCAAGTTGCAGTGACAAATACTAAAACCGTTATAATATGAACAACATACGAGATTAAACCTTTTTATCTCCAACTCCTACTCCTTAATGACATCGACTACAAGCTACAGAATCAAATCAAGCTCACAGAAAAGTAATAATGCAAGAAAGCATAGAATCGGATCCATCAAGCATACCCTTAAAAGTTGGCATAGTAAGAACTACGAGGACAAATAGTATGTTAACGTTATAATCTGATGATTGACTAAAATGAAGCTACAAACTCACCAGATCAATTGTTAGTGGATTTTTTAGGTAATTTTGGGTGAGTTTTTTTATCCAAGATGGCATTGTTGCAGAGAACATCAAACTCTGACGATCCCGCGGCAACTTCTCCAAGATTTTTTCAACTTCCTCCTGGAAGCCAACTTGAAGCATCTGGTCAGCTTCATCAAGAACAACAAACTGAACTTCTGACAAGTTCAGAGCACCTCTGTTCAAAAGATCAATAATGCGACCAGGTGTGCCAACAGCTACATCAACACCATAGTCAAGCTGCCTCATTTGGCTTGAGATGGGCGTACCGCCATAAACGCAAATTGTATCCAATCCTGGCGCGGACTCAGCAAATTCCTTCTCAACCTGGCGGGCGAGCTCCCTTGTTGGGGCCAAAACCAACGCCAGCGGATACCTGCCCCGCCTGTATGATGAAACATATATAAAAACATGTACTTTTAGGAAACAGTTGGAATTCTATCACTCAACCAACAAGGGAAAAAATGGATCAAAGAAACGAACCCATGTTTAGCGTTGAACTGAATGATCTTATCCATAATGGGAATTCCAAAAGCAAGAGTTTTGCCCGTTCCTGTTCTAGCTCGACCAATCATGTCACGCCCTTGCATTGCTGGTTCCAGCACCGCTTTCTacatataagagaaaaccacaattaatTGCTACAGGGACAAAGAGATGATTAGTGATTATGACAAGGATAACCCACTATCAGTAGGGGTGAGGCAAGGcacacaaaaataaagaaactagGCTGAAAAGATAGGgattcttgtttttatttatatcGAGAGGAAAACGAACCaaacagaaagaagaaaagaaatagagagaaatgTTGTGTATAAGACCTGAATGGGAAAGAGCTTAGTGATGCCCTTCTTGGCCAAAGCAGAGACAATCTCCGAGGAAATCCCGAGCTTGGCTATCTCGAGGCCCTCGTCATCAGCGGCAGCGTTCACCTCGTAATCGTCTACGGCAGCGTACTCGGCCTGCGACGGCAACGAGACCCTGAAATACAAGGGCCCAGATTTGGCATGGAAGTCCCTGGCTTTATGGAAGAAAGATATACTTCCATTTCCAGGAAGAAGGTCGGATGCCGATGATGCTAGCGGATGGTGCTGATGAAGGTATAGTTTTGGAAGGGTGGCTGTGGTGAAGGCGGCGAGAGCCCGCCTGGAGATTATCGAAGAAGACCTTTTTAAGATGATACTcgccattttcttcttctaaaagAGACTGCACGCTGCGGAGAGAGAGACAGATTTAAATGTTCGGGAGTTAGGGTTTTAGCACTTGGGGTTTTTCGGGGGGTGGGGGAGTGACGCCGGAGAGAGGCGAGCAGATGGGCTTTTTATGACTTATGGTACGGGTTTTTGTTAGCAAGGATTTTTATGGGCTCCGGATCATCTGCGGTCGGCTTTCTCCCCATTACACTGCACTCCTCTGCATTTCTGTGCCATGTCATTAACATTTACTTCTCTCACAAGTATTTCTGAGCAAGCCACTTGAGGAAACATCCGGTGAATTCGCGACACTCCAGTACCAATGCTCTCAGCCTCTCACAAGGATTTCTCTACTCCAACATAAGTTTGATCAAGGCCAAGCCCAAATGTGGTCAGAGCTTCATTTAGCTCGGCCCAATAACAGTCTAAAAACTAACTTGAGACTAACTTCAGATTGAGACCTATTATTATCGGACTCCGGCGAAATTCGGTCTATAAAAATGTTACGTATATTTTAATATGTgaaaagtataaattttttttaaggaataacTTTACAAAAGGGTATTGAATTTTACGATGTTTTGAAATAAGGATATTAAACTAGCAAATATCTCAAACTGGGGtatccaagtttccaaacgtctcacttaagggtactccgttaagatttgctgttaaatcttaacggagtacccaaaatacccctaatttttttaggaaaaaaaaattgctaagatctaggtgttttcaaaatttattagaatttgcaaaaatactcttctctgaatctttgaaaatttttataaattttttttttgggtaattaccttttccccccatgaactaccggtcaatgtcattttgcccccatgaactaccacttagaccaaaagagagcatcaaactaccatttttatacacgttgcccccttccgtcaggaattccgttaattttggatggaatatgccattttttaccgttaattttgacttaaagaccaaaataccctctacagtaattaataaaaaatattaaaattaatatatttttttaaaaaaaaaaaaccaaaaatctgaaggaaaaggggtggctgccgccacccctttaggtggccgagtggcctgcgagccacccccagaggtggctccggccacctctgggtggctcgcggcccaccccggcctaaggggtggccgcacggcctccccagaacctgggggggccgcgcggccaccctaggtcatttctagggtggccgcgcggccacccagctttcggggtgggccgcgagccaccccagaggtggctccggccacctctggggtggctcgcggcccaccccgacctaaggggtggccgcacggcctccccagaacctggggtggccgcacggcctccccagaacctgggggggccgcgcggccaccctaggtcatttctagggtggccgcgcggccacccagcttccggggtggccgcaagccaccccagaggtggccggagccacctctggggtggctcgcaggccacccggccacctcaggggtggcggcagccacccctttcattcagtctttttttttttttttaaaaaaaaaaaaaaaatgagggtatttcagtcattttcaaaattgagttagggcattttcgtctttgcatgaattagactgacagaagggggcaaagtgtgtaaaaatggtagtttgatgctctcttttggtcgaagtggtagttcgtgggggcaaaatgacattggccgatagttcatggggggaaaaggtaattaccccttttttttaaaaaaaaataaacgcatgggtattttgaaaatttttgcaggatttaacaataaatcctaacaaagtacccttaagtgagacgtttgaaaacttgaatacccaatttgaaacgtttgctagttcagtgcccttatctcaaaacggtaTATAATTCAATACTCTTTTATAAAgttatcccttttttttaatttgcatgTAAGAATCACATGATTTTTATatgcttaaaaaatatataataattttataaattgtgttaaaaacaaaattgatgaatattgtgttaaaaaaatttaatccaatttaATCCATTATTTTACAGGTCATAATGTACGATAAAAGTCTCAATTTTGCAGGAAAAGTCTTCCTCAGTATTTGCTTTTTCAGTGGATCCATTTGCAATTAGTGATACATTGCCTTGGGCCCTTGACGTAGCATTTAGCGCTAACTCGCTAAGGGCATAAATTTCCTCTAAACTAGTTAAgaggaaatttttttcaactaagTTTGAAAAATTTTGTGCCTCTTAATATGCGAAAAATAtacaattattttaattaatatgtgaAAAATACTAACTTTTTTAATTAACATGTGAAAAGCACATGCTCAATAAACACAGGTTAATTTTACCAAGGTAGTTTGAAGAAATTTCCTTCGACCTGGAAGCAGCCTAATAATTATATTGGGAGTAAGAGCACAGAAGTCGAATAATGGAAGATTGTTTGGTCTTCAATGGCCATACCCCAGCATGCTTTTATTACACGGCTTGCAGTTAGAGACTGTCTTGGCCGGTCCGGGGGAGAGGATGGAAAGATGGGTTAACCATGGAAGTGTATGTTCTTTGTGTTTTCTGTATGAGTTGTATGGATCGAGGGGAGAGGCCACTTATTTTTCCGATGTGGTTTTAGTAAACCCATTTGGCAGATTATCTTGCAAACCTGCTTGGTGGATGAGGTTCATACATGTTGGGGAGATGTCATTaccccccaaaaaataaaaaataaaaagaagaagagattttttgagccgttttcattggagctgttttaacaaaacggATCTAATTTAAGCCGTTTTTACTAACACTGtaaaaaacagctctaattatattttgagccgttttaacgCATGTTGTATTAGGGTTTAAAGAGTTGGAAGAACAATATGAATTATACTCTTTGCTGACTTGGATGGGAAGCTACAATTTACCACATCTGGAAGCAATGTAATAATATTAGGCATGATAGCCAAATCTATACAGAGGAAAAGAATATTGTTGCTCAAATCAGATGGGAAGTTAGGACAAAGCTCATCTCTATTGGGAGTTTTAAAAGGACACAGGAAAATATATGAAGCCCTTTTGTGAAAGTTCGGGAATACATGTAAAGATATTGTGTTGATTTGTGTGtatatttggttttttattGTAATGTGAGTGTATAAGTGTACGTGTTTAGCTCTGGTTTGTTTCTCCCTATGATTCTGCAGATTTGTAACATGTAGTTTTTTGGCACTACAGGTTTGTGGTTTTGGATTGGGATTGGTTTGTGggttatgcattttttttttatatccaCTAGGTGAGTTGcaaattattttttgcaagtGTTCTAGTCTTTAAACTAGAGAGAAATGtaaatttattcattaattagaaaaaaaaaaaaaatccctccacctagtttggaggaaatttatttcttataaaaCTGTTATGTGTCTCTTAACATGTAAGAAGCACttgattttttaattagcatgtaaaaagcatataattttttaattaacatgtgagaagcactctgttagtattttatattggcaacattctggttgacaaaaatacttatcaaaaaaatattctggttgacaaaaacactttatgtaatggttgcaaattaacaggatgatcgattttcaattcagaatcttcatgtattcaaacAGTGTTCAAattaaagcatgtgactgatcacaagcttctagaagatgtctatgaagagtccttgcaaatttcaagccaaatcaaccggttcctgtgtaaccgtccgaacgagcctttgaaggcgtccggacgccccgcaatGTCTAACAAATAACATtgaagacatccggacgtcagagcaacaccgtccggacgataggtcaATCTTTATTCAACACGGAATTGAATTTCAAAAGTcaacattgtttgggaagtctctgcaagccgtctggATGctatccagcatttcagaatattccagtattCAGTTCGAACGCTacgagttatagcgaagacagtccggacgctcggtcaagccgtccggacgtggacctgataaagataaaattacgctgtttctgaaaggatatcgcaaaaaaccgtccatacgtggctaacttccgtccagacgctcgacaACCAGAGCCCGATcttagcagttttaggtttcctgtaagcctataaatagagggccccatgcttgtattttgtacagaattcgacagtgaattccatagtgctttgaaagggtgtttagggagaattgaagatccactagctcttaAGCCGTtaccagtgtgtgctcaaccgttcgtgtgaagtctatcttaagggtcagccttaaggtaaaggaatccatcaaaaacccatttaggtggaagatctagttgggaaacattcacgatgggcttcgtatcaaagttaaaggtatgactactgcataagggtatgtgagtacgagtatcttgtaactagctt
Protein-coding regions in this window:
- the LOC133860734 gene encoding DEAD-box ATP-dependent RNA helicase 53, mitochondrial-like; protein product: MASIILKRSSSIISRRALAAFTTATLPKLYLHQHHPLASSASDLLPGNGSISFFHKARDFHAKSGPLYFRVSLPSQAEYAAVDDYEVNAAADDEGLEIAKLGISSEIVSALAKKGITKLFPIQKAVLEPAMQGRDMIGRARTGTGKTLAFGIPIMDKIIQFNAKHGRGRYPLALVLAPTRELARQVEKEFAESAPGLDTICVYGGTPISSQMRQLDYGVDVAVGTPGRIIDLLNRGALNLSEVQFVVLDEADQMLQVGFQEEVEKILEKLPRDRQSLMFSATMPSWIKKLTQNYLKNPLTIDLVGDSDQKLADGISLYSIASDNYGKASIIGPLITEHAKGGKCIVFTQTKRDADRLAYAMGRNYKCEALHGDISQSQRERTLAGFRDGNFNILVATDVASRGLDIPNVDLVIHYELPNNSEIFVHRSGRTGRAGKKGNAILIYTQDQARAVRVIERDVGCRFTELPKIAVEGGSGDMLADMGGGGRFGSHGGMRDRRSGDSGFSRFSGQGRPGSGRSGGYGDSYGQTGSGRFGSFGGPGSHKSGGGFPGSSSNRSGNFSGSGSSRSGSFGDFSSSDRSGGFGGFGSGRSSGFGDNLSSQTSSGFSDSRTRRFGSFGDDRINDDQNTGRRAF